From a single Nocardioides panacis genomic region:
- a CDS encoding antibiotic biosynthesis monooxygenase: MHELVVVNRFRVDEAEVASFRVDVHAALAALAARPGYVDGRIGRNVDEPELWLLTTTWVNVGSYRRALSAFEVKMTAVPLLSRAVDEPSAYACDQPGAELNEQVPRELR; the protein is encoded by the coding sequence GTGCACGAGCTGGTGGTGGTGAACAGGTTCCGCGTCGACGAGGCCGAGGTCGCGTCGTTCCGGGTCGACGTGCACGCCGCGCTGGCCGCGCTGGCCGCGCGACCCGGGTACGTCGACGGGCGGATCGGTCGCAACGTGGACGAGCCGGAGCTGTGGCTGCTGACCACGACCTGGGTCAACGTGGGGAGCTACCGCCGGGCCCTGTCGGCGTTCGAGGTGAAGATGACCGCCGTACCCCTGCTGTCCCGGGCGGTCGACGAGCCGTCGGCCTACGCCTGCGACCAGCCGGGCGCGGAGCTGAACGAGCAGGTGCCCCGCGAACTGCGTTGA
- the dusB gene encoding tRNA dihydrouridine synthase DusB: MTFPVPRELRLGPLRVDTPVVLAPMAGITNAAYRRLCAEQGAGLYVCEMITSRGIVERDETTLRMLTFDETETVRSVQLYGTDPVYVGKAAEILAAEHGVAHIDLNFGCPVPKVTRKGGGGALPWKRRLLGDILEAAVRAAAPYDVPVTMKTRKGIDAEHLTFLDAGRIAQEAGCAAIALHGRTVDQAYSGQADWSAIGELVAHVDIPVLGNGDIWEASDAIAMVQQTGAAGVVVGRGCLGRPWLFRDLAAAFAGEQVATLPALGEVASMMRRHAELLCRHMGEVQGCKEFRKHVAWYLKGFAAGGELRNNLALVSSLAALDDLLSRLDPDEPFPLAALGTPRGRQGSPRRVVLPQGWLDDTDGTGCAVAEDMHSGG; this comes from the coding sequence ATGACCTTTCCCGTGCCCCGTGAGCTGCGTCTCGGCCCGCTGCGCGTCGACACGCCCGTCGTGCTCGCGCCGATGGCCGGGATCACCAACGCGGCGTACCGGCGGCTCTGCGCCGAGCAGGGCGCGGGCCTCTACGTCTGCGAGATGATCACCTCGCGCGGCATCGTCGAGCGCGACGAGACCACGCTGCGGATGCTGACCTTCGACGAGACCGAGACGGTCCGGTCGGTGCAGCTCTACGGCACCGACCCGGTGTACGTCGGCAAGGCCGCCGAGATCCTCGCCGCGGAGCACGGCGTCGCGCACATCGACCTGAACTTCGGCTGCCCGGTGCCCAAGGTGACCCGCAAGGGCGGCGGCGGCGCGCTGCCCTGGAAGCGCCGACTGCTCGGCGACATCCTCGAGGCCGCGGTCCGGGCGGCCGCGCCGTACGACGTCCCGGTGACCATGAAGACCCGCAAGGGCATCGACGCCGAGCACCTCACGTTCCTCGACGCCGGCCGGATCGCCCAGGAGGCCGGCTGCGCGGCCATCGCGCTGCACGGGCGCACCGTCGACCAGGCCTACTCCGGGCAGGCCGACTGGTCCGCGATCGGCGAGCTCGTCGCGCACGTCGACATCCCGGTGCTCGGCAACGGCGACATCTGGGAGGCGTCCGACGCGATCGCGATGGTGCAGCAGACCGGGGCCGCCGGCGTCGTCGTCGGCCGGGGCTGCCTGGGCCGTCCGTGGCTGTTCCGCGACCTCGCCGCGGCGTTCGCGGGGGAGCAGGTCGCCACCCTTCCCGCCCTCGGCGAGGTGGCGTCGATGATGCGCCGGCACGCCGAGCTGCTCTGCCGCCACATGGGCGAGGTGCAGGGCTGCAAGGAGTTCCGCAAGCACGTCGCGTGGTACCTCAAGGGGTTCGCCGCAGGCGGCGAGCTGCGCAACAACCTGGCGCTGGTCTCGTCCCTGGCGGCCCTGGACGACCTGCTGTCGCGGCTCGACCCGGACGAGCCGTTCCCGCTCGCCGCGCTCGGCACGCCGCGCGGCCGGCAGGGCAGCCCCCGGCGGGTGGTGCTGCCGCAGGGCTGGCTCGACGACACCGACGGCACCGGGTGCGCGGTCGCGGAGGACATGCACTCGGGCGGCTGA
- a CDS encoding metal ABC transporter ATP-binding protein — translation MSTPAVTVTDGAVELGGRPVLRGIDISVGTGEVLAVLGANGSGKSTLVRTMMGLVPTCRGEVRLFGTPLADFEDWQRVGFVPQRTSAASGVPASVREVVASGRLSRRRPFVPQRRADREAVEGAIGAVGLAGKARDGVSTLSGGQQQRVLIARALAGVPDLLVLDEPTAGVDVQSQQTFADALRTLVVRGATIVLVAHELGPLGDLVDRALVMRDGRVAYDGPPIAAFTDADTTHDHHHADLDRAPGDHAPTVASPLDRQGGRR, via the coding sequence ATGAGCACTCCCGCCGTGACCGTCACCGACGGCGCCGTCGAGCTCGGCGGCCGTCCCGTCCTGCGCGGCATCGACATCTCGGTCGGCACCGGCGAGGTACTGGCCGTGCTCGGTGCCAACGGGTCGGGCAAGTCCACGCTGGTCCGCACGATGATGGGGTTGGTGCCGACCTGCCGCGGCGAGGTCCGGCTGTTCGGCACCCCGCTCGCCGACTTCGAGGACTGGCAGCGGGTCGGGTTCGTGCCGCAGCGGACCAGCGCCGCCTCCGGGGTGCCCGCCTCGGTGCGCGAGGTCGTCGCCTCCGGCCGGCTGTCGCGCCGCCGGCCGTTCGTCCCGCAGCGCCGTGCCGACCGCGAGGCCGTCGAGGGTGCGATCGGGGCCGTCGGGCTGGCCGGCAAGGCCCGGGACGGCGTCTCCACGCTCTCCGGCGGGCAGCAGCAGCGGGTGCTCATCGCCCGCGCCCTGGCCGGCGTGCCCGACCTGCTCGTCCTCGACGAGCCCACCGCCGGAGTGGACGTGCAGAGCCAGCAGACCTTCGCCGACGCGCTGCGCACGCTGGTGGTCCGCGGCGCGACGATCGTGCTGGTCGCCCACGAGCTCGGCCCGCTCGGCGACCTCGTCGACCGTGCGCTGGTGATGCGCGACGGCCGGGTGGCGTACGACGGGCCGCCGATCGCCGCGTTCACCGACGCCGACACCACCCACGACCACCACCACGCCGACCTGGACCGCGCCCCCGGCGACCACGCGCCGACCGTGGCCTCACCGCTGGACCGGCAGGGAGGACGCCGATGA
- a CDS encoding isoprenyl transferase, producing the protein MARRTPRREVRRPTPHPSGAQPPQIPAALVPRHVAIVMDGNGRWAKQRGLPRTAGHERGEASLFDVVEGAIEIGVKAVSAYAFSTENWSRSPDEVRFLMGFNRDVIRRRRDEMHELGVRVRWAGRAPRLWRSVVKELQVAEELTRDNDVLTLTMCVNYGGRSELADAARSIAREVAAGRLNPEKVDEKTFAKHLYVPELADADLVWRTSGEQRLSNFMLWQAAYSEMVFTDVLWPDVDRLALWNAIEIYAARDRRYGGAEPNA; encoded by the coding sequence ATGGCGCGCAGAACGCCGCGACGCGAGGTACGTCGACCCACACCCCACCCCTCGGGTGCGCAACCGCCCCAGATCCCGGCGGCGCTCGTCCCGCGGCACGTCGCGATCGTCATGGACGGCAACGGCCGCTGGGCCAAGCAGCGCGGCCTGCCCCGCACGGCCGGCCACGAGCGGGGCGAGGCCTCGCTGTTCGACGTCGTCGAGGGCGCCATCGAGATCGGCGTGAAGGCGGTCTCGGCCTACGCCTTCTCCACCGAGAACTGGAGCCGCTCGCCGGACGAGGTGCGGTTCCTGATGGGCTTCAACCGCGACGTGATCCGCCGCCGGCGCGACGAGATGCACGAGCTCGGCGTCCGGGTCCGCTGGGCCGGCCGGGCTCCCCGGTTGTGGCGCTCGGTCGTCAAGGAGCTCCAGGTGGCCGAGGAGCTGACCCGCGACAACGACGTGCTGACGCTGACGATGTGCGTCAACTACGGCGGCCGCTCCGAGCTGGCCGACGCGGCCCGGTCGATCGCCCGGGAGGTCGCGGCGGGCCGGCTGAACCCCGAGAAGGTCGACGAGAAGACCTTCGCCAAGCACCTGTACGTCCCCGAGCTGGCGGACGCCGACCTGGTCTGGCGCACCTCGGGCGAGCAGCGGCTCTCGAACTTCATGCTCTGGCAGGCGGCGTACTCCGAGATGGTCTTCACCGACGTCCTGTGGCCGGACGTGGACCGGCTGGCGCTGTGGAACGCGATCGAGATCTACGCCGCCCGCGACCGCAGGTACGGCGGGGCCGAGCCGAACGCCTGA
- a CDS encoding metal ABC transporter substrate-binding protein: protein MKRPSLPHSLVLAGVLALTAPLLAGCGAGGADAGPGTTVVTSFYPLQYVAQRVVGDRADVVNLTQPGKEPHDLELDFRQTAAVADADVLLYERGFQAAVDDAVDQSHPAHVVDAAQAAHLSGDDPHFWLDPTKLSQVAAAVEEQLAAADPAHRAAYSRNLAGLQSDLATLDRDFRTGLAHCATSTIVVSHDAFGYLGRRYGLQVVGINGLSPDAEPSPAHIRELQDLIRSDKITTVFSERLGSPKFADSLASDLGIRAAVLDPLEGLSDATADQDYLSLMRSNLAALQKANTCS from the coding sequence ATGAAGCGGCCGTCCCTCCCCCACTCCCTGGTGCTCGCCGGGGTGCTGGCCCTGACCGCGCCGCTGCTGGCCGGGTGCGGGGCCGGGGGTGCCGACGCCGGCCCGGGGACCACGGTCGTGACGTCGTTCTACCCGCTGCAGTACGTCGCGCAGCGGGTGGTGGGCGACCGGGCCGACGTCGTCAACCTGACCCAGCCCGGCAAGGAGCCGCACGACCTCGAGCTGGACTTCCGGCAGACCGCCGCGGTCGCGGACGCCGACGTGCTGCTCTACGAGCGGGGGTTCCAGGCCGCGGTGGACGACGCCGTCGACCAGAGCCACCCGGCCCACGTCGTGGACGCCGCGCAGGCCGCGCACCTGTCCGGCGACGACCCGCACTTCTGGCTCGACCCGACCAAGCTCTCGCAGGTGGCCGCAGCGGTCGAGGAGCAGCTCGCCGCCGCCGACCCGGCCCACCGCGCGGCGTACTCCCGCAACCTCGCCGGCCTGCAGTCCGACCTCGCCACCCTGGACCGGGACTTCCGGACCGGACTGGCGCACTGCGCGACCTCGACGATCGTGGTCAGCCACGACGCGTTCGGCTACCTCGGTCGGCGCTACGGCCTCCAGGTGGTCGGCATCAACGGCCTCTCCCCCGACGCCGAGCCCTCGCCCGCGCACATCCGCGAGCTGCAGGACCTGATCCGGTCCGACAAGATCACCACGGTCTTCTCCGAGCGGCTCGGCAGCCCGAAGTTCGCCGACAGCCTGGCGAGCGACCTCGGCATCCGCGCCGCGGTGCTCGACCCGCTCGAGGGCCTGAGCGACGCGACCGCGGACCAGGACTACCTGTCCCTCATGCGGTCGAACCTGGCCGCACTCCAGAAGGCGAACACCTGCTCATGA
- a CDS encoding metal ABC transporter permease, translating into MNLLSYDFMVRALLGALFTGLAAPAVGTYLVQRRLALMGDGIGHIAVTGVALGLLTGTSPTITAVVVAVIGAVVIEVIRESGRTSGDVALALLFYGGIAGGVLITGIAGQSAATLNSYLFGSITTISASDVWVTLVLAAVVVAIAVGLSPQLFAVSQDEEFAKVAGLNVRVYNLLVSVMAAVTVTVAMRTVGLLLVSALMVVPVATSQQLTRTFRTTLFAAMGLGMLASVGGVTVSAYVDAAPGATIVLLALAGFVAAYPVGVWLRRRQRLARPFVEPGDEPSFGGLGPEHTAVPEDHSHAHGEACGHTAVPHGDHVDYVHDGHRHAVHGGHYDEH; encoded by the coding sequence ATGAACCTGCTCAGCTACGACTTCATGGTCCGCGCGCTGCTCGGCGCCCTGTTCACCGGGCTCGCGGCCCCCGCCGTCGGCACCTACCTCGTGCAGCGTCGTCTCGCGCTGATGGGCGACGGCATCGGCCACATCGCCGTCACCGGCGTGGCGCTCGGCCTGCTCACCGGCACCTCCCCCACGATCACCGCGGTGGTGGTCGCGGTGATCGGCGCGGTCGTGATCGAGGTGATCCGGGAGAGCGGCCGCACCAGCGGTGACGTGGCCCTCGCGCTGCTGTTCTACGGTGGCATCGCGGGCGGCGTGCTGATCACCGGCATCGCCGGCCAGAGCGCGGCGACCCTGAACAGCTACCTGTTCGGGTCGATCACCACGATCTCCGCCTCCGACGTCTGGGTGACGCTCGTGCTCGCCGCCGTCGTGGTCGCGATCGCGGTCGGCCTCTCGCCCCAGCTGTTCGCGGTCTCCCAGGACGAGGAGTTCGCCAAGGTCGCCGGGCTCAACGTCCGGGTCTACAACCTGCTGGTCTCGGTGATGGCCGCGGTGACGGTCACGGTCGCGATGCGCACGGTCGGCCTGCTCCTGGTCAGCGCCCTGATGGTGGTGCCGGTCGCGACCTCCCAGCAGCTCACCCGGACGTTCCGCACCACGCTGTTCGCGGCGATGGGCCTCGGCATGCTGGCCTCGGTCGGCGGTGTCACCGTCTCGGCCTACGTCGACGCCGCTCCCGGCGCGACGATCGTCCTGCTCGCCCTGGCCGGGTTCGTGGCGGCGTACCCCGTCGGGGTCTGGCTGCGCCGACGCCAGCGCCTCGCCCGGCCGTTCGTCGAGCCCGGGGACGAGCCGTCCTTCGGCGGGCTCGGCCCGGAGCACACCGCCGTGCCCGAGGACCACTCGCACGCGCACGGCGAGGCGTGCGGGCACACCGCCGTCCCGCACGGCGACCACGTCGACTACGTCCACGACGGGCACCGGCACGCCGTCCACGGAGGCCACTATGACGAGCACTGA
- a CDS encoding MarR family winged helix-turn-helix transcriptional regulator, translating into MDTANKQIEQQITVLLRRVQRIHLSTTSGDVNLERSAYGIMCKLADEGPQRLGALAVAFGLDPSTITRQVQALEEIGLADRKTDPSDRRASILDLTATGRQVLDETRARRRSRLQSALSDWPEADLTDFGRLLKEFNASLDRLLEESTPPR; encoded by the coding sequence ATGGATACGGCCAACAAGCAGATCGAGCAGCAGATCACGGTGCTCCTGCGCCGCGTGCAACGGATCCACCTGTCCACCACCTCCGGCGACGTGAACCTCGAGCGGTCCGCCTACGGGATCATGTGCAAGCTGGCCGACGAGGGCCCCCAGCGCCTCGGCGCGCTCGCCGTGGCGTTCGGCCTGGACCCCTCCACGATCACCCGGCAGGTGCAGGCGCTCGAGGAGATCGGGCTCGCCGACCGCAAGACCGACCCCTCGGACCGCAGAGCGTCGATCCTCGACCTGACGGCCACCGGTCGCCAGGTCCTCGACGAGACCCGGGCCCGGCGCCGCAGCCGCCTCCAGTCGGCGCTGTCGGACTGGCCCGAGGCGGACCTCACCGACTTCGGCCGGCTGCTCAAGGAGTTCAACGCCTCCC
- a CDS encoding Fur family transcriptional regulator: MTSTEPTLPQGARPTRQRRAVASALQSFEDFRSAQDIHELLRRSGENVGLSTVYRTLQALADGGEVDMLRTEDGEAVYRRCSATHHHHLVCRACGRTVEVEGPTVERWADGVAGQHGFVDVSHTLEIFGTCPDC; this comes from the coding sequence ATGACGAGCACTGAGCCCACGCTGCCGCAGGGCGCGCGTCCCACCCGGCAGCGCCGTGCGGTCGCCTCCGCGCTGCAGAGCTTCGAGGACTTCCGCAGCGCGCAGGACATCCACGAGCTGCTGCGCCGCAGCGGGGAGAACGTCGGGCTGTCCACCGTCTACCGGACGCTGCAGGCCCTGGCCGACGGCGGCGAGGTGGACATGCTGCGCACCGAGGACGGCGAGGCGGTCTACCGGCGCTGCTCGGCGACCCACCACCACCACCTGGTCTGCCGGGCCTGCGGCCGGACCGTCGAGGTCGAGGGCCCGACCGTCGAGCGGTGGGCGGACGGGGTCGCCGGCCAGCACGGGTTCGTCGACGTCAGCCACACGCTGGAGATCTTCGGGACCTGCCCCGACTGCTGA